Proteins from a genomic interval of Phalacrocorax aristotelis chromosome 3, bGulAri2.1, whole genome shotgun sequence:
- the LOC142055663 gene encoding syntabulin-like, with protein MKEDWIEDECNHVEMELSLLEARREIKELKQVIESMKNSLAEKDKKFQKYFLEISIENKKLESLVSSMEMALKSSVRDEQRPEYTCDSEGKPLCTTMPDSPTTEDQALEELADSGLFLHEDTANGTDLFEESLTTTTPELSEPAPSNSTVNQEMLENVLDEKLTFSQEEEEKVRNMMVEQTIQTDVVPYSLEGEQFIQNMFRAQSSRCLSSKPAFFTEGIGSISLESLSDSGIVADLTPGEPNSTILLSPVTPPCRKVET; from the exons atgaaggaagactggatcgaagacgagtgtaatcatgtggagatggagctgagcctcttggaagcaaggagggaaattaaagaactcaagcaagttattgagagcatgaagaacagcttggctgagaaagacaaaaaatttcagaaatacttcctagaaataagcattgagaacaagaaactggaatctttggtgtcgagcatggagatggccctgaagagctctgtgagagatgagcagcgcccggagtacacatgtgactctgagggcaagccgttgtgtaccacgatgccagacagccccaccacagaggaccaagctctggaggagctggcagatagtgggctgtttcttcatgaggacacagctaacgggactgatttatttgaagagagtttgaccaccacaacccctgagttgagtgagccagctccctccaattctactgtgaatcaagagatgcttgaaaatgttctggatgaaaaactaactttttcccaggaggaggaggagaaagtcagaaacatgatggtggagcagaccatccagactgatgtggtgccatatagcctagaaggggagcagttcattcaaaacatgttcagagctcagagctcaaggtgcctgtcctctaagcccgccttcttcactgaaggaattgggtcaatttctcttgaaagcctcagtgattctggtatcgtagcggacttaactccaggtgagccaaattcgaccatccttttgtctcctgtgacacctccatgcaggaaggtgga aacctga